The proteins below come from a single Zea mays cultivar B73 chromosome 8, Zm-B73-REFERENCE-NAM-5.0, whole genome shotgun sequence genomic window:
- the LOC100273423 gene encoding uncharacterized LOC100273423 — protein MQLRTRHVRSMTQSQHDPCHAFAVCNLRRQNQKQTPEQATVTVYTRRSTSKATASELRYVPSNMSQHGGLGDTARRWRELHGGDNSWTGLLDPLDLDLRRTVLRYGEMAQATYDAFNCERASPHAGLSRFARARFFDRARLPAHAAAYRVTRFLYATSSVAVPAAFMLWSVAGSRRRCRESNWIGYVAAATDEGKAALGRRDIVVAWRGTVEALEWADARRPRVPHGADGRPPRGRRRLRRHGAPRLAVHVHLRRPRVQPQPGQRAGPGAGRGAEAGGRVQGRGAQRHRDGPQPRRGARHAQRVRHRRQRLQRGGDGDGRLPRDRVRVRQPARRRRWLQEAVRRCPGAAAPPRPQRPRRRAQVPGRVLPRRRRGARGRHGGVAVPEEPRARADLPQPRGVPARRGGHARRARRVRARRGA, from the coding sequence ATGCAgctgcgcaccagacatgtccgttcCATGACCCAGTCCCAGCACGATCCATGTCATGCCTTTGCCGTTTGCAATCTTCGTCGTCAGAATCAGAAGCAAACCCCCGAGCAAGCTACCGTCACTGTGTACACCAGAAGAAGCACCAGCAAGGCAACTGCGAGCGAGCTGCGTTACGTGCCCAGCAACATGTCCCAGCACGGCGGCCTCGGGGACACGGCCCGGCGGTGGCGCGAGCTCCACGGCGGCGACAACAGCTGGACGGGGCTGCTGGACCCGCTGGACCTCGACCTGCGCCGCACCGTGCTCCGCTACGGCGAGATGGCGCAGGCCACCTACGACGCCTTCAACTGCGAGCGCGCGTCGCCGCACGCGGGGCTCTCCCGCTTCGCCAGGGCGCGCTTCTTCGACCGGGCGCGGCTGCCGGCGCACGCCGCCGCGTACCGGGTCACCAGGTTCCTGTACGCCACGTCGTCGGTAGCCGTGCCGGCCGCCTTCATGCTCTGGTCCGTGGCCGGGTCGCGCCGGCGGTGCAGGGAGTCTAACTGGATCGGCTACGTCGCGGCGGCCACCGACGAGGGGAAAGCCGCGCTCGGGCGCCGCGACATCGTCGTCGCGTGGCGCGGCACCGTGGAGGCGCTGGAGTGGGCCGACGCCCGACGACCTCGAGTTCCCCATGGTGCCGACGGAAGGCCGCCTCGGGGACGGCGACGCCTGCGACGCCATGGTGCACCGCGGCTGGCTGTCCATGTACACCTCCGCCGACCCCGCGTCCAGCCACAACCAGGACAGCGCGCGGGACCAGGCGCTGGGCGAGGTGCGGAGGCTGGTGGACGCGTACAAGGACGAGGAGCTCAGCGTCACCGTGACGGGCCACAGCCTCGGCGCGGCGCTCGCCACGCTCAACGCGTTCGACATCGCCGCCAACGGCTACAACgtggcggcgacggcgacggccgcCTGCCCCGTGACCGCGTTCGCGTTCGCCAGCCCGCGCGTCGGCGGCGCTGGCTTCAGGAAGCGGTTCGACGCTGTCCCGGGGCTGCGGCTCCTCCGCGTCCGCAACGCCCGCGACGTCGTGCCCAAGTACCCGGCCGTGTTCTACCACGACGTCGGCGCGGAGCTCGCGGTCGACACGGGGGAGTCGCCGTACCTGAGGAGCCCCGGGCGCGAGCGGACCTGCCACAACCTCGAGGTGTACCTGCACGGCGTGGCGGGCACGCGAGGCGCGCGCGGAGGGTTCGAGCTCGCCGTGGCGCGTGA